CGCGCTCGCACCGTACAAGACGACACGTAACGAAAAGCGGAGGACATGGCCAAAAAGGACGGGGCCATCGAGGTCGAGGGCAAAGTGGTCGAGCCACTGCCCAACGCGATGTTCCGGGTGGAGCTGAGCAACGGGCACAAGGTGCTCGCTCACATCAGCGGCAAGATGCGCCAGCACTACATTCGTATCCTGCCCGAAGACCGGGTCGTGGTGGAGCTCTCGCCCTATGACCTCACCCGCGGGCGGATCGTCTACCGCTACAAGTAAGCCGACCGATGAAGATGGGCGCGCCTGGCGCGGCGGCCATCGCTTTCGAAAGCAGGAGTAACAGGCGTGAAGGTCAAGCCCAGCGTCAAGCCGATCTGCGACAAGTGCAAGGTCATCCGTCGCCATGGCCGAGTCATGGTCATCTGCGACAACCTGCGCCACAAGCAGCGTCAGGGCTAGCGGTAGCACCACCCAGCAGTACCCCAGCACGCGCACTCCTCCCCGTTCCACCCGGCCAGCCCGGTGCGGAGCGGGGTCACCCCCGGTCGGAGGCCGGGGCCGCTGCATCGGGGCTGATCCGTCAGCACCCGGTGGGGCAACAGCGGACGGATGCGCACAACACCTCCGAAGGAACGAAGGAGATCGCCCCGAATGGCACGTCTTGCCGGCGTTGACCTGCCCCGCGAGAAGCGGATGGTCATCGCGCTCACCTACATCTACGGCGTCGGACCGACCCGTGCGAAGGAAACCCTCGAAGCGACCGGCATCAGCCCGGACCTGCGAGCCCGTGACCTGAGCGACGAGGACCTGGTCAAGCTGCGCAACTACCTCGAGGGCAATTACAAGGTCGAAGGTGACCTGCGCCGCGAGGTCGCTGCCGACATCCGCCGCAAGATCGAGATCGGCTGCTACCAGGGCCTGCGGCACCGCCGCGGCCTGCCGGTGCACGGACAGCGCACCAAGACCAACGCCCGTACCCGCAAGGGCCCGAAGAAGACGATGGCCGGCAAGAAGAAGGCCAAGAAGTAGCTCGTCGCCCCGGGCCCCCGGCGCACGCCGCGGTCCGCCCTCCGACTTCGTTCCGATCAACCCTCAGGAGCTAAAGGCAGATGCCTCCCAAGACTCGCGGCACAGGCGCCGTGAAAAAGGTCCGTCGCAAAGAGAAGAAGAACGTCGCGCACGGCCACGCTCACATCAAGAGCACGTTCAACAACACCATCGTCTCCATCACCGACCCGACCGGCAATGTGATCAGCTGGGCCTCGGCCGGCCACGTCGGCTTCAAGGGCTCCCGCAAGTCGACTCCGTTCGCCGCGCAGATGGCCGCCGAGAACGCCGCCCGCAAGGCGCAGGAGCACGGCGTCAAGAAGGTCGACGTGT
This genomic stretch from Jatrophihabitans sp. harbors:
- the infA gene encoding translation initiation factor IF-1 encodes the protein MAKKDGAIEVEGKVVEPLPNAMFRVELSNGHKVLAHISGKMRQHYIRILPEDRVVVELSPYDLTRGRIVYRYK
- the rpmJ gene encoding 50S ribosomal protein L36 translates to MKVKPSVKPICDKCKVIRRHGRVMVICDNLRHKQRQG
- the rpsM gene encoding 30S ribosomal protein S13, which produces MARLAGVDLPREKRMVIALTYIYGVGPTRAKETLEATGISPDLRARDLSDEDLVKLRNYLEGNYKVEGDLRREVAADIRRKIEIGCYQGLRHRRGLPVHGQRTKTNARTRKGPKKTMAGKKKAKK
- the rpsK gene encoding 30S ribosomal protein S11, producing the protein MPPKTRGTGAVKKVRRKEKKNVAHGHAHIKSTFNNTIVSITDPTGNVISWASAGHVGFKGSRKSTPFAAQMAAENAARKAQEHGVKKVDV